In one Bombyx mori chromosome 22, ASM3026992v2 genomic region, the following are encoded:
- the LOC101741956 gene encoding nucleolar protein dao-5 isoform X1, producing the protein MNLTTEIQADVNSLVHQYLEKIDKSLAQTFMKKTKAKPRAKNQQTLLDIIAKFNQGNKAKAESSSDSSEEDAPKKPTIQTNGKVPATKKKAESSDSGSSDDEPPKQASKPNQAVKKLNITPAKKQESSDDSDSDDDVTSKPKKQPVKPIKTNPVRPPQKKEESSDDDSSDDESEKKVPQKSVVTPAKLPVKQTNSKTPIKQKEESSDDDSDDSEDDKKKPPVSKPTLKAQTKKQESSDDSDDSSDDNKSKKKPAPKATPAKPVVAKVPPTKKQETSEDSDDSSEDEKAKTKPAPKPTPVKAAIVTKKKESSEDSDDSSEDEKPKPKAVVKSTPAKPVKKQESSEDSDDSSDDEKKKPQKLVQKPQATPVKPVAKPSNKKESSSEDSDDSSEDENEKSQKAPTKLQAKPTPIPVKAKAKQESSDDSDTSDDEKTKPVQKTPQVKSKLTPKKESSEDDESSDEEQKPQQKSKAKLSKKGEASDDSDDSDDDGPPSKKKAKPEQETENTIQTGKKRKASGGETAPAKKPYNNFVKEGESQEDEEDGDASEGNKSGNWNDRGGRGGFNRGRGFNDRGRGGNRGRGGFGDRGGRGGFGDRGGRGGRGGRGGFGDRGGRGGFGDRGGRGGFNRGGRGGDRGGRGGGDRGGNRHSWGGDRGGFNKGGYNDRKSFEGGDNNSQNKKIVFD; encoded by the exons ATGAATTTAACTACAGAAATTCAAGCGGATGTGAATTCCTTAGTTCACCAGTATTTAGAAAAAATTGACAAATCGCTGGCCCAGACCTTCATGAAGAAAACTAAAGCG aaaccaCGTGCCAAAAACCAACAGACCCTCTTAGACATCATTGCCAAGTTTAATCAAGGAAATAAAGCAAAAGCTGAAAG TTCCAGTGACTCGAGCGAAGAAGATGCCCCTAAGAAACCAACAATTCAAACAAATGGGAAAGTTCCAGCAACTAAGAAAAAAGCTGAAAGTTCAGATTCTGGTAGCTCCGATGATGAGCCACCAAAACAG GCATCTAAGCCCAACCAAGCAGTTAAAAAACTTAACATTACACCAGCTAAGAAACAAGAATCATCAGATGACAGCGacagtgatgatgatgttaCGTCAAAACCTAAAAAGCAGCCTGttaaaccaataaaaacaaatccaGTACGTCCACCACAAAAAAAAGAGGAATCATCAGATGACGATAGTAGTGATGATGAATCTGAGAAAAAGGTTCCACAAAAATCAGTTGTTACACCTGCCAAACTTCCAGTCAAACAAACTAATTCTAAAACACCTATTAAACAGAAAGAAGAATCTTCTGATGATGACAGTGATGATAGTGAAGATGATAAAAAGAAACCCCCTGTGTCAAAACCTACATTAAAGGCACAGACAAAAAAACAGGAGTCCTCAGATGACAGTGATGATAGCAGTGATGATAACAAATCAAAAAAGAAACCGGCTCCAAAAGCAACTCCAGCTAAACCTGTAGTTGCCAAAGTTCCTCCTACAAAGAAACAAGAAACCTCAGAAGACAGTGATGATAGCAGTGAAGATGAAAAGGCTAAAACAAAACCAGCCCCTAAACCAACCCCTGTTAAAGCTGCCATTGTAACAAAGAAGAAGGAATCTTCAGAAGATAGCGATGATAGCAGTGAAGATGAAAAACCTAAACCAAAAGCTGTGGTTAAAAGTACTCCTGCAAAACCTGTAAAAAAACAAGAGTCATCAGAAGACAGTGATGATAGTAGTGATGATGAAAAGAAAAAACCTCAAAAACTAGTACAGAAACCTCAAGCAACACCTGTCAAACCAGTTGCAAAACCATCTAACAAGAAAGAATCTTCATCTGAAGATAGTGATGATAGTAGTGAAGATGAAAATGAAAAGAGTCAAAAAGCTCCTACTAAACTTCAAGCCAAACCTACACCTATACCTGTAAAAGCCAAAGCTAAACAGGAATCATCTGATGACAGCGACACTAGTGATGATGAAAAGACCAAACCTGTTCAAAAGACTCCTCAAGTAAAATCAAAACTAACTCCAAAGAAGGAATCGTCAGAAGATGATGAATCTAGTGATGAAGAACAAAAACCACAGCAAAAATCTAAGGCGAAGCTTTCTAAAAAAGGAGAAGCATCAGATGATAGTGAtgacagtgatgatgatggccCACCAAGCAAAAAGaaagcaaaacctgaacaa GAAACAGAAAACACTATTCAAACTGGGAAAAAACGGAAAGCCTCCGGAGGTGAAACTGCACCTGCAAAAAAACCATACAATAACTTTGTGAAG GAGGGCGAGAGtcaagaagacgaagaagatgGTGACGCATCAGAGGGCAATAAATCAGGCAATTGGAATGACAGAGGGGGGCGAGGTGGATTTAATCGCGGAAGAGGCTTTAATGACCGGGGAAGAGGGGGAAACAGAGGTCGCGGAGGATTTGGGGATAGAGGAGGTCGCGGAGGATTCGGGGATAGAGGAGGTCGCGGCGGCAGAGGGGGCCGTGGTGGATTCGGAGATAGGGGTGGGCGTGGTGGTTTCGGTGACAGGGGTGGACGCGGAGGCTTTAATAGAGGAGGACGAGGAGGAGACCGCGGTGGCCGGGGCGGTGGGGACAGAGGAGGCAACAGACATTCCTGGGGTGGGGACCGTGGAGGTTTCAATAAAGGGGGCTATAACGACAGGAAAAGTTTTGAAGGAGGAGATAACAattctcaaaataaaaaaattgtgtttgaTTAA
- the LOC101741956 gene encoding nucleolar protein dao-5 isoform X2: MNLTTEIQADVNSLVHQYLEKIDKSLAQTFMKKTKAKPRAKNQQTLLDIIAKFNQGNKAKAESSSDSSEEDAPKKPTIQTNGKVPATKKKAESSDSGSSDDEPPKQASKPNQAVKKLNITPAKKQESSDDSDSDDDVTSKPKKQPVKPIKTNPVRPPQKKEESSDDDSSDDESEKKVPQKSVVTPAKLPVKQTNSKTPIKQKEESSDDDSDDSEDDKKKPPVSKPTLKAQTKKQESSDDSDDSSDDNKSKKKPAPKATPAKPVVAKVPPTKKQETSEDSDDSSEDEKAKTKPAPKPTPVKAAIVTKKKESSEDSDDSSEDEKPKPKAVVKSTPAKPVKKQESSEDSDDSSDDEKKKPQKLVQKPQATPVKPVAKPSNKKESSSEDSDDSSEDENEKSQKAPTKLQAKPTPIPVKAKAKQESSDDSDTSDDEKTKPVQKTPQVKSKLTPKKESSEDDESSDEEQKPQQKSKAKLSKKGEASDDSDDSDDDGPPSKKKAKPEQETENTIQTGKKRKASGGETAPAKKPYNNFVKGTNHVSTPKEKEGANNKPVPFRRIVSEVVEVDPRLKDNSFEAKGGARGSWGERANQDLKHTRGKSFKHEKTKKKRGSYRGGAIDTGVHSIKFED, translated from the exons ATGAATTTAACTACAGAAATTCAAGCGGATGTGAATTCCTTAGTTCACCAGTATTTAGAAAAAATTGACAAATCGCTGGCCCAGACCTTCATGAAGAAAACTAAAGCG aaaccaCGTGCCAAAAACCAACAGACCCTCTTAGACATCATTGCCAAGTTTAATCAAGGAAATAAAGCAAAAGCTGAAAG TTCCAGTGACTCGAGCGAAGAAGATGCCCCTAAGAAACCAACAATTCAAACAAATGGGAAAGTTCCAGCAACTAAGAAAAAAGCTGAAAGTTCAGATTCTGGTAGCTCCGATGATGAGCCACCAAAACAG GCATCTAAGCCCAACCAAGCAGTTAAAAAACTTAACATTACACCAGCTAAGAAACAAGAATCATCAGATGACAGCGacagtgatgatgatgttaCGTCAAAACCTAAAAAGCAGCCTGttaaaccaataaaaacaaatccaGTACGTCCACCACAAAAAAAAGAGGAATCATCAGATGACGATAGTAGTGATGATGAATCTGAGAAAAAGGTTCCACAAAAATCAGTTGTTACACCTGCCAAACTTCCAGTCAAACAAACTAATTCTAAAACACCTATTAAACAGAAAGAAGAATCTTCTGATGATGACAGTGATGATAGTGAAGATGATAAAAAGAAACCCCCTGTGTCAAAACCTACATTAAAGGCACAGACAAAAAAACAGGAGTCCTCAGATGACAGTGATGATAGCAGTGATGATAACAAATCAAAAAAGAAACCGGCTCCAAAAGCAACTCCAGCTAAACCTGTAGTTGCCAAAGTTCCTCCTACAAAGAAACAAGAAACCTCAGAAGACAGTGATGATAGCAGTGAAGATGAAAAGGCTAAAACAAAACCAGCCCCTAAACCAACCCCTGTTAAAGCTGCCATTGTAACAAAGAAGAAGGAATCTTCAGAAGATAGCGATGATAGCAGTGAAGATGAAAAACCTAAACCAAAAGCTGTGGTTAAAAGTACTCCTGCAAAACCTGTAAAAAAACAAGAGTCATCAGAAGACAGTGATGATAGTAGTGATGATGAAAAGAAAAAACCTCAAAAACTAGTACAGAAACCTCAAGCAACACCTGTCAAACCAGTTGCAAAACCATCTAACAAGAAAGAATCTTCATCTGAAGATAGTGATGATAGTAGTGAAGATGAAAATGAAAAGAGTCAAAAAGCTCCTACTAAACTTCAAGCCAAACCTACACCTATACCTGTAAAAGCCAAAGCTAAACAGGAATCATCTGATGACAGCGACACTAGTGATGATGAAAAGACCAAACCTGTTCAAAAGACTCCTCAAGTAAAATCAAAACTAACTCCAAAGAAGGAATCGTCAGAAGATGATGAATCTAGTGATGAAGAACAAAAACCACAGCAAAAATCTAAGGCGAAGCTTTCTAAAAAAGGAGAAGCATCAGATGATAGTGAtgacagtgatgatgatggccCACCAAGCAAAAAGaaagcaaaacctgaacaa GAAACAGAAAACACTATTCAAACTGGGAAAAAACGGAAAGCCTCCGGAGGTGAAACTGCACCTGCAAAAAAACCATACAATAACTTTGTGAAG GGTACTAATCATGTTTCAACACCTAAAGAAAAAGAAGGGGCAAACAATAAACCGGTTCCGTTTCGACGCATCGTTAGCGAGGTTGTGGAAGTGGACCCTAGACTTAAGGATAACTCTTTTGAAGCAAAG GGTGGAGCTCGTGGCTCTTGGGGTGAACGAGCAAATCAAGATTTGAAACATACACGAGGGAAGTCATTCAAACATGAGAAGACAAAGAAAAAGCGTGGTTCTTATCGTGGTGGTGCAATCGATACAGGCGTCCACTCTATCAAATTTGAagattaa
- the LOC101741807 gene encoding E3 ubiquitin-protein ligase MARCHF8: MPVQQISVKNSSEIESWEWGGGCGRETVRTGSGSSQTSCSNCSGDICRICHCESEPQNPLLAPCYCSGSLKYVHQSCLQQWLTASETRSCELCKFNFIMHTKIKPFNEWRLLEMSGVERRRLCCAVLFHCVAALCVMWSLFVLIERAVEEVNRGLIAWPFWTKLVVVAVGFTGGAVFMYIQCRQYLHLCNRWRAHNRILLIQNAPEKMAVCGGSPPVVAMRGPRGVRGQVVANIEPSPPPAAFHEEDESGGFETYRPPPPRRLAPPDERIPPRRASDPRLAAPPAAPPALPSVAPLAIHGVYHIAVDPLEADIRSLLALEAQRQTARSLPNLRASRESLLPPAS, encoded by the exons ATGCCCGTTCAACAAATAAGTGTGAAGAATTCATCGGAAATTGAAAGTTGGGAATGGGGCGGTGGTTGTGGTAGAGAAACTGTACGGACTGGGTCTGGGAGCAGTCAAACATCATGCAGCAACTGCAGCGGAGATATTTGTCGTATATGCCATTGTGAGAGTGAACCACAGAACCCATTGTTGGCCCCATGTTATTGTTCAG GAAGCCTTAAATACGTACACCAGAGTTGCTTGCAGCAGTGGTTGACGGCATCCGAGACAAGATCTTGTGAGCTATGCAAATTTAACTTCATCATGCACACTAAAATCAAACCGTTCAATGAG TGGCGTTTGCTGGAGATGTCCGGTGTTGAGCGGAGACGTCTGTGCTGCGCGGTTCTTTTCCACTGTGTGGCGGCCCTCTGCGTCATGTGGTCTCTGTTCGTACTTATCGAACGGGCCGTTGAGGAAGTCAATCGCGGTCTTATCG CGTGGCCGTTCTGGACTAAACTGGTCGTGGTGGCGGTCGGGTTCACGGGGGGGGCGGTCTTTATGTACATACAGTGCCGGCAGTATTTGCACCTATGTAATCGTTGGAGAGCTCACAATAG GATACTATTAATACAAAATGCACCGGAGAAGATGGCGGTATGTGGTGGGTCGCCTCCGGTGGTGGCGATGCGGGGGCCGCGGGGCGTGCGGGGTCAGGTGGTTGCCAACATTGAGCCCTCGCCGCCCCCCGCCGCCTTCCACGAGGAGGACGAGAGCGGAGGCTTCGAGACCTACCGCCCCCCGCCGCCCCGCCGCCTTGCGCCCCCCGACGAGCGCATCCCGCCGCGCCGAGCCTCAGACCCGCGCCTCGCCGCGCCCCCAGCCGCGCCACCAGCCCTGCCATCCGTCGCACCACTCGCCATACAC GGCGTGTACCATATCGCGGTGGATCCGCTGGAGGCCGACATCAGGTCGCTGCTGGCGCTAGAGGCGCAGCGCCAGACTGCCCGCTCGCTGCCGAACCTGCGCGCCTCTCGAGAGAGTCTCCTGCCGCCTGCCTCCTGA